From the genome of Thermovenabulum gondwanense:
GGGAAGGCAGGGAACCGCGCTTACACCTCAAGGAAGGGCGGTAATTGGAGGAAAATAGGCTTTAATGGGTTGTAAATAAAGCCCATTAAAGCCTATTTTTTTTATTACAAAATAAAAAATAAAAGTTTTTCTTGAGTTTTTGGGGTTTAAAAAATAACCAAAATTATGGCACGAATAATGCAAATATAAAATTAAAAAAAATCATTAAAGCCTATAGCTAAGGAGGAAATTTATGATTCACATTAAAAACGCTCATGTTTATGCACCCGAAGATAAGGGAATATGTGATGTTGTAATCGAAGCAGGAAGGATAATTTATGTGGGGGAGAAATGCGAAATAAGCGGGCCTTTTAATTTGGAAATCGTGGATTTACAAGAAAAATACCTTTGTCCTGGATTCATCGATCAGCACGTTCACATAACGGGAGGTGGCGGAGAAGGAGGACCGGAGACATCGACCCCTGAAATTTGGCTTTCCGAACTTACAAAAAACGGTGTTACAACGGTTATCGGATGTCTCGGTACGGATGGCGTGACGAGGTCAATGGCAAGGTTGTACGGTAAAGCCAAAGCCCTGGAAAATGAAGGTGTTTCTTCTTATATTTATACGGGAGCTTATCAAATTCCGCTTCCAACCCTGACGGGCAGCGTTAAATCCGATTTAATCTTTATAGATAAGGTTGTGGGGGTAGGAGAGGTGGCCATATCCGATCACCGGTCTTCCGGGATCTCCCCGGAGGAACTCGCGAGAATTGCCGGGGAAGCCCGCGTAGGAGGAATGATTGGCGGCAAAAAAGGTAAAGTGCATTTACACGTGGGAGACGGGAAAAAGGGCCTGAAAATTATATACGATGCCGCCGATTACGCGGATA
Proteins encoded in this window:
- the iadA gene encoding beta-aspartyl-peptidase, translating into MIHIKNAHVYAPEDKGICDVVIEAGRIIYVGEKCEISGPFNLEIVDLQEKYLCPGFIDQHVHITGGGGEGGPETSTPEIWLSELTKNGVTTVIGCLGTDGVTRSMARLYGKAKALENEGVSSYIYTGAYQIPLPTLTGSVKSDLIFIDKVVGVGEVAISDHRSSGISPEELARIAGEARVGGMIGGKKGKVHLHVGDGKKGLKIIYDAADYADIPLSQFQPTHLNRNRRLMKESFEFGMRGGYCDYTAGEEVYDEDEVTAAEAVYEALKAGVPMDNLTISSDGNGSLPVFDSQKRLVGLGVGSVSALLKSVQAMFFKYKIPLEIALSTVTKNPSTIHGLKGKGEIKEGWDADLVVLNENLEIESVMAKGRWMVRKGVLEVFGTFEKH